The genomic region ATAGGGTTGGGGTACGTCCAGCACCTCGTCGCCGGGCTCGGCCTCGGCTTTGTGCCGGAACAGGAACGGGAAGGCCGGCATGATGGACCATGGCACCAGCGCGCGCGGCTGGTAAAGGTGCAGCAGCTGCCAGTTGCGGTCAGGCAACCGCGACCCCACGTTGAACAAGTCCGGGCCGGTGCGCATGGTGCCAAGCAGGTGCGGATTGTCGTGAATGTAATCCTCCGGTACAGAAGGCCGGTTTCCCAGCCCCTTGCGGATGTCGGCGGTAAAGCTGGGGTCGCGCACCTGCTGGGTATGGCAGTAAACGCATCCGTTGCTGATATAGAGCTGGCGTCCGGCCAGTTGCTGCGCGGTCGGCGCTTCGAGCCCGGGAGGTGCCTGCAGCGTCGAGAGCATGCTCTTGGGCAGCACCACCAAGATAACCAGGGCGAATATCACGGTTGCCATCGCCCCCATGATCAATACGAGCAATCTGGTCATGGCGCCTTCTTTCTGACCAGCACAGGCTTGATCTCAAAGAAGGGAGGATGCCGGCGGGCGCTGCCATGCTGTGTAAAGGCCATGAGGTACACGTGATAGGCAAAGATGAGGTGCCCGGCGGAAATGATCACGGCAGCCACGCTGCGCAGGAGCAGCCACGGGCGGGTGCTTGCCACGGAAGCCTCGAACCCCTGGCCCGGCGCAAGCAGGCTCAGGCCCTGCAGCACGCCGCCTATGCCCAGGACGACAACATAGAGCACCATGCCGCCCCCTGTGAGCAGGATGTGCATGCGGATCAGCCGCGTGCTCGGCCATTCCTTCTTGAGCACGCGGGGCAGGATGTAATACATGCCGCCAAACAGGGATAGGGTCACGAACATATAAAGCCCGAGGTGCGAGTGGGCAATGGTCCAGTGTGTGAAATGGGTGATGCGGTTAACGCTCACCAATGCAGTCAGAATGCCCTGCAGCGAGACGGCGGTATAGGACATCGCGGCAATGACGGCCAGGGTCAGCGCCGGGGAATAGCGCATGGCGCCGAAACGGCCGACTACGGTCATGTGGTGATTGATGCCCACTGCAACGACGGGTATGACCATCATGATGCTGGCCGTGATCGAGGTGGCAATCATCCAGGATGGCAACGGCCCGCCGATCAGGTGGTGCATGCCGTTGAGCGCATAGAACAAGGCCAGCCCCCAGAAGCCGATCAGGGACAGCCAGTAGGAGTAGATCGGGCGGCCGATGATCTTGGGCAGCAAGTAGTAGATCAGCCCAAGGTTGACGGTAGTGAGCCAGAGGCCGAGGGCGTTATGGGCATAGAACCAGTTGACCGCCGCCGACTCCACGCCCTGGAAGATGGGCAGGTTGCCT from Methylobacillus flagellatus KT harbors:
- a CDS encoding cbb3-type cytochrome c oxidase subunit II: MTRLLVLIMGAMATVIFALVILVVLPKSMLSTLQAPPGLEAPTAQQLAGRQLYISNGCVYCHTQQVRDPSFTADIRKGLGNRPSVPEDYIHDNPHLLGTMRTGPDLFNVGSRLPDRNWQLLHLYQPRALVPWSIMPAFPFLFRHKAEAEPGDEVLDVPQPYAPAEGVIVVTEEAEALVAYLLSLKHDYPAPANSIPENDNAEEAQP
- a CDS encoding cbb3-type cytochrome c oxidase subunit I, with amino-acid sequence MIEQVASPRTQQDSTLDHSKLRISAEEVSAYDLSGRQPVLLGFFISIVWLLIGTVMGDISSFKFDRPDFLSEQAYLTFGRIRPAHLNAMVYGWASTAMFSVSLWLMPRLCRTQLRWAGAAVAGILIWTLGLVIGLVLLLAGYSDGLEWLELDRVWADPLLVVGASLVGASIWKTLSVRNVHHLYVSVWYVAASYPWFAIIFIAGNLPIFQGVESAAVNWFYAHNALGLWLTTVNLGLIYYLLPKIIGRPIYSYWLSLIGFWGLALFYALNGMHHLIGGPLPSWMIATSITASIMMVIPVVAVGINHHMTVVGRFGAMRYSPALTLAVIAAMSYTAVSLQGILTALVSVNRITHFTHWTIAHSHLGLYMFVTLSLFGGMYYILPRVLKKEWPSTRLIRMHILLTGGGMVLYVVVLGIGGVLQGLSLLAPGQGFEASVASTRPWLLLRSVAAVIISAGHLIFAYHVYLMAFTQHGSARRHPPFFEIKPVLVRKKAP